The Benincasa hispida cultivar B227 chromosome 9, ASM972705v1, whole genome shotgun sequence genome has a segment encoding these proteins:
- the LOC120086363 gene encoding uncharacterized protein LOC120086363, which translates to MSSPSIRLAPQVAICHSAFRQLHCQVYSHRSNGFHVVVHLLSLELCRDSRHVVPSPSSAQRCRMPSASSTTSFTCRNSSKFAFWEVDLELLEEIRDCQWC; encoded by the exons ATGTCGTCTCCTTCAATCAGACTAGCACCACAAGTCGCCATCTGTCACTCCGCCTTCAGGCAGCTGCACTGCCAGGTCTATTCACACCGCTCTAATGGGTTTCATGTTGTTGTTCACCTCTTGTCGCTAGAGCTCTGCCGCGACTCACGCCACGTTGTCCCTTCACCGTCGTCAGCCCAGCGTTGCCGCATGCCATCAGCTTCATCGACAACCTCCTTTACTTGTCGGAATTCATCAAAATTTGCCTTTTGGG AGGTTGATTTGGAGCTTTTGGAAGAGATTAGAGATTGTCAGTGGTGTTAA